Proteins found in one Plasmodium gaboni strain SY75 chromosome 13, whole genome shotgun sequence genomic segment:
- a CDS encoding acyl-CoA synthetase, with amino-acid sequence MSIILTFLALFIYLIFVLQYITEDVHKYVYTEICEKGANENESSVYCMKDHKKKNSLYVYKHIMKFFLDTYKSFPNEIALIENANGEPQNYITYDNFFRKVSSFSHSLNTYEGKGIESKKYDEEQNNGIFKLLGIYGSNSINWLASDLSAMLSGVTTLVMHSKFSIDAIVDILNETKLEWLCLDLDLVEGLLNHVNELPHLKNLIILDTFSKTKELKLNKEENKNECSVNCNNVNGNDLSNMIEVKSSGPVEYDKEKLEKYNELKEKCEKYGKRLILFDEMTRTETKDFTIKNEDPDFITSIVYTSGTSGKPKGVMLSNKNFYNQIFSLYNHSVRERYSFKNHLSYLPISHVFERTFAYTILMYGGTLKVWGKDLNYFSKDIYNSRENVMGGVPKVFCRIYTNIMKEIENLPPTKRKLVKKILSLRKSNNNGLFSKFLESVFHVSSKIKNKINPNLEIILSGGGKLSPDIAKDFCYLLNIKYFQGYGLTETGGAILGKHADDEHFEYIGGPIAPNTKYKVRTWETYKATDKLPKGELLVKSDSVFKGYFLEKEHTKNSFTNDGFFITGDVVQINDNGSLKFLDRSKGLVKLSQGEYIETEMLNNLYSQISFINNCVVYGDDSMDGPLAIISVDKDLFFQCLKNDNMLEKTGVNEKNYEDKLTDENINNTIFVDYVKEKMMELYKGTNLSRYNIINHIYLTSKIWDTNNYLTPTFKVKRFHLFKDYAFFIHEVKEMYNNKLKGNDVDNKNNGKKKDQKKNDHKEKENDSSKLEKESVSKPPKTIVGKHEEGVENKKVKLRATNETRELERNK; translated from the coding sequence atgagtattatattaacatttttaGCTTTGTTTATTTATCTTATTTTTGTGTTACAATATATTACGGAGGATGTACATAAATATGTGTACACCGAAATTTGTGAAAAAGGGGCGAATGAAAATGAATCAAGCGTATATTGTATGAAGGATCATAAGAAGAAGAATTctttatatgtttataaacatattatgAAATTTTTCTTAGATACATATAAATCATTTCCCAATGAAATTGCATTAATAGAAAATGCTAATGGGGAACcacaaaattatataacatatgataatttttttagaAAGGTATCATCATTTAGTCATAGTTTGAATACTTATGAAGGGAAAGGTATTgaatcaaaaaaatatgatgaagaacaaaataatgGTATATTTAAATTGTTAGGTATATATGGTAGTAATTCGATTAATTGGCTAGCTTCTGATTTGAGTGCAATGTTGAGTGGTGTTACTACATTAGTGATGCATTCCAAATTTAGTATTGATGCAATTgtagatatattaaatgaaacAAAATTAGAATGGTTATGTTTAGATTTAGATTTGGTTGAAGGATTATTGAATCATGTAAATGAATTACCACACTTAAAAAATCTTATAATTTTAGATACTTTTTCTAAAACTAAGgaattaaaattaaataaggaagaaaataaaaatgaatgCTCAGTTAATTGTAATAATGTGAATGGAAATGATTTATCTAATATGATTGAAGTTAAGTCTTCAGGTCCTGTGGAAtatgataaagaaaaacTAGAAAAGtataatgaattaaaagaaaaatgtgAGAAATATGGAAAGAGGCTAATATTGTTTGATGAAATGACAAGGACTGAAACTAAGGATTTCactattaaaaatgaagatcCTGATTTTATTACTTCTATTGTATATACATCTGGAACATCAGGAAAACCAAAGGGTGTTATGTTGAGcaataaaaatttttataatcaaatattttcattatataatcataGTGTAAGAGAAAGGTATAGTTTTAAAAATCATTTATCTTATTTACCAATATCTCATGTGTTTGAAAGAACATTTGCTTATACTATATTAATGTATGGTGGAACATTAAAAGTATGGGGTAAGGATCTTAATTATTTTTCgaaagatatatataattctaGGGAAAATGTCATGGGAGGGGTACCTAAGGTTTTTTGTAGAATTTATACTAATATTATGAAAGAAATAGAAAATTTGCCACCTACTAAAAGAAAGcttgtaaaaaaaattctatCTTTACGTAAatctaataataatggTCTTTTTAGTAAATTCCTTGAAAGTGTTTTTCATGTATCGagtaaaataaaaaataaaataaatcCCAATTTGGAAATTATACTAAGTGGTGGTGGGAAATTATCACCAGACATAGCTAAGGATTTTTGTTActtattaaatattaaatattttcaagGTTATGGTTTAACTGAAACTGGAGGTGCTATTCTTGGTAAACATGCGGATGATGAACATTTCGAATATATAGGAGGACCTATTGCTCcaaatacaaaatataaagtaAGGACATGGGAAACATATAAAGCAACAGATAAATTGCCAAAAGGTGAATTGTTAGTTAAAAGTGATTCTGTATTTAAAGGATACTTTTTAGAAAAAGAACATACCAAGAATTCTTTTACGAATGATGGTTTTTTTATAACTGGAGATGTTGTTCaaattaatgataatgGATCATTGAAATTTTTAGATAGATCAAAGGGTTTAGTTAAATTATCACAAGGAGAATACATAGAGACAGAAATGTTAAATAATCTATATTCAcaaatttcttttataaataattgCGTTGTTTATGGTGATGATTCTATGGATGGACCATTGGCTATCATTTCGGTTGATAAAGATTTATTTTTCCAATGTTTGAAAAACGATAATATGTTAGAAAAAACTGGCgttaatgaaaaaaattatgaagaCAAATTAActgatgaaaatataaataatactATTTTTGTTGATTATgttaaagaaaaaatgatgGAACTTTATAAAGGAACCAATTTAAGcagatataatattattaatcatatatatttaacatCCAAAATATGGGATACCAATAATTATCTTACTCCAACATTTAAGGTTAAAAgatttcatttatttaaagaTTACGCATTTTTCATTCATGAAGTTAA